In the genome of Sardina pilchardus chromosome 17, fSarPil1.1, whole genome shotgun sequence, the window CCCAATTACATTATGAGTATGTAACAACGCAAATTAGATtggctgcaatagagatttcaaagagtatcatctctatataacatgctgttttgatattgacattgtaaacattctctaagaagagtgtaaagcagtttgcagtaatgttaaccacaacgtcgttgctggaaagaaatagcgaacagccaatgataagtGTGGCGGGCCATATCTATAATAAACTAATACATGCTCGGCGGGCCGCATTAAAGTGCGTGCCGGGCCGcagttggcccgcgggccgtagtttggacaccgCTGTTATAgaggcaagcacgcacgcacacacacacacacacacacacacacacacacagacacacacacacacacacacacctgggcaggTAGGCTCCGATGGGGATGGCGGCGAGGTCGAAGGGGCCGTATCGATGTCCGATCTCCTGGAAGGACGAGCAGTAGCCCGTGTCGCCCGCAAAGAAGAAACGACTGGAGGGACCTAGAACTGTCCAgctccctggacacacacacacacacacacacacacacacacacacagggttgagCGAAATCTATCATCTGCAATATTGTGATTGTTGTTTTAATGTAAAGATTATCGAGAGTATCGAGTATCGAGAATTTAAATTACTTAAGAGGGGGCCACTCGCAATCATACACTGAGAGTGAGaccctatactgtacatacatcaCTTAACATACATTGAGACcctattgagctcaatgcaattcaaaccagctaattagctaacagctaataactgacataaagcatgccaaactcttagtatgttaagggtatagtGCGTGTGTTTGCACCAGTGCtgcgcgggcgtgtgtgtgtgtaactgacccCAGAGTGTGCGGTTATCGTCCAGTGGCGTGCGTTTGCAccagtgctgagtgtgtgtgtgtgtgtgtgtgtgtgtgtgtgtgtgtgtgtgtgtaactgacccCAGAGCGTGCGGTTATCGTCCAGTGGCGTGCGCTTGCACCAGTGCtgcgcgggcgtgtgtgtgtgtgtgtgtgtgtgtgtgtgtgtgtgtgtgtgtgtgtgtgtgtgtgtaactgacccCAGAGTGTGCGGTTATCGTCCAGTGGCGTGCGTTTGCACCAGTGCtgcgcgggcgtgtgtgtgtgtgtgtgtgtgtgtgtgtgtgtgtgtgtgtaactgacccCAGAGTGTGCGGCTATCGTCCAGTGGCGTGCGTTTGCACCAGTGCTGGgcgggcgtgtgcgtgtgtgtgtgtgtgtgtgtgtgtgtgtgtgtgtgtgtgtgtgtgtgtgtgtgtgtaactgacccCAGAGCGTGCGGTTATCGTCCAGTGGCGTGCGTTTGCACCAGTGCtgcgcgggcgtgtgtgtgtgtgtgtgtgtgtgtgtgtgtgtgtgtgtgtgtgtgtgtgtgtgtataactgacCCCAGAGTGTGCGGTTATCGTCCAGTGGCGTGCGTTTGCACCAGTGCtgcgcgggcgtgtgtgtgtgtgtgtgtgtgtgtgtgtgtgtgtgtgtgtgtaactgacccCAGAGTGTGCGGTTATCGTCCAGTGGCGTGCGTTTGCACCAGTGCtgcgcgggcgtgtgtgtgtgtgtgtgtgtgtgtgtgtgtgtgtgtgtgtgtgtgtgtgtgtgtataactgacCCCAGAGTGTGCGGTTATCGTCCAGTGGCGTGCGTTTGCACCAGTGCtgcgcgggcgtgtgtgtgtgtgtgtgtgtgtgtgtgtgtgtgtgtgtgtgtaactgacccCAGAGTGTGCGGCTATCGTCCAGTGGCGTGCGCTTGCACCAGTGCTGCgcgggcgtgtgcgtgtgtgtgtgtgtgtgtgtgtgtgtgtgtgtgtgtgtgtgtgtgtgtgtgtgtgtgtgtgtgtgtgtgtgtgtgtaactgacccCAGAGTGTGCGGCTATCGTCCAGTGGCGTGCGCTTGCACCAGTGCtgcgcgggcgtgtgtgtgtttgtgtgtgtgtgtgtgtgtgtgtgtgtgtgtgtgtgtgtgtgtgtgtgtgtgtgtgtgtgtaactgacccCAGAGTGTGCGGTTATCGTCCAGTGGCGTGCGTTTGCACCAGTGCtgcgcgggcgtgtgtgtgtttgtgtgtgtgtgtgtgtgtgtgtgtgtgtgtgtgtgtgtgtgtgtaactgacccCAGAGTGTGCGGTTATCGTCCAGTGGCGTGCGCTTGCACCAGTGCtgcgcgggcgtgtgtgtgtgtgtgtgtgtgtgtgtgtgtgtgtgtgtgtgtgtgtgtgtgtgtgtgtgtgtgtgtgtgtgtgtgtgtgtgtgtgtgtgtgtataactgacCCCAGAGCGTGCGGTTATCGTCCAGTGGCGTGCGCTTGCACCAGTGCtgggcgggcgtgtgtgtgtgcgtgtgtgtgtgtgtgtgtgtgtgtgtgtgtgtgtaactgacccCAGAGTGTGCGGTTATCGTCCAGTGGCGTGCGTTTGCACCAGTGCTGCGCGGGCGTGCAGACGAAGGTGACCTCGTCGTGACCCGGAACGCAGTTCTCCTCCCACCAGTCCAGCTGGATCACGTTCTGGCAGCCGGTTCCGTGCATCCAGTCTAGCAGACCCAGCGGAACCAGCCAGCGCAGGTCCGGCCCGAAGCGCCTGTTCAGAGCGCACACACTGGCCACGTCCAGGTGatcgtagtgtgtgtgagagatgagcACGGCgtccacctgacacacacacacacacacacacacacacacacacacacacacacacacacacacacacacacagatagggcTGTCATGCTGCTCTACGGTGCAGGGCGGTGGccggtagcgtgtgtgtgtgtgtgtgtatgtgtgtgtgtgtgtgtgtgtgtgtgtatgtgtgtgtgtgtgtgtgtgtgtgtgtgtgtgtgtgtgtgtgtgtgtgtgtgtgtgtgtgtgtgtttgtgcgtgtgtgtgtgtgtgtgtgtgtgtgtgtatgtgtgtgtgtgtgtgtgtgtgtgtgtgtgtgtgtttgtgtgtgtgtgtgtgtgtgtgtacctgcggtaGCTGCTCCACGGTGCAGGGTGGAGggcggtagtgtgtgtgtgtgtgtgtgtgtgtgtgtgtgtgtgtgtgtgtgtgtgtgtgtgtgtgtgtacctgcggtaGCTGCTCCACGGTGCAGGGTGGTGGgcggtagcgtgtgtgtgtgtgtgtgtgtgtgtgtgtgtgtgtgtgtgtgtgtgtgtgtgtgtgtgtgtgtttgtgtgtgtgtgtgtgtgtgtgtacctgcggcaGCTGCTCCACAGTGCAGGGTGGGGGCCGgtaccgtttgtgtgtgtgtgtgtgtgtgtgtgtgtgtgtgtgtgtgtgtgtgtgtgtgtgtgtgtgtgtgtgtacctgcggcaGCTGCTCCACGGTGCAGGGTGGGGGCCGgtaccgtttgtgtgtgtgtgtgtgtgtgtgtgtgtgtgtgtgtgtgtgtgtgtgtgtgtgtgtacctgcggtaGCTGCTCCACGGTGCAGGGTGGGGGCCGgtaccgtttgtgtgtgtgtgtgtgtgtgtgtgtgtgtgtgtgtgtgtgtgtgtgtgtgtgtgtgtgtgtgtacctgcggcaGCTGCTCCACGGTGCAGGGTGGTGGGCGGTACCGTTTGGGCCCCAGCATGGAGAGCGGAGAGGCCCGCTGGGAGAACATCGGGTCGGTCAGAACCACCAGCCCGTCCATCTCCACTAGAACCGAGGCGTGGCCCAGCCACGTCACCCGCAGGCCCGACCCCACGGAACCCACGCTCTCAGGGCTCCGCACGAAGAACGGCTCCAGAACCGGCAGCTCCTTATCTagaacctgaacacacacacacacacacacacacacagacacacacacacacacacacacacacacacacacacacacacacacacagagagcagcttTTTATGAAGAAACCTgagcacgcaagcacacatgcacacgcacacacacacacacacccacacacacacatgcacacacacgcacacagacacacacagacacacacacatgcacacacacacacacacacacacacacacacacacacacacacacacagatagggcATCTCTCACTCCGCTCCATTCAAATCAGACActcacagccaacacacacacactcattcacactctgtgcacacacacacacactcagtgtgcgcacacacacacactcagtgtgcgcacacacacacacacacacacacacacacacacatagatagggCATCTCTCACTCAGCTCCATTCAAATCAGACAATCATGTGCCAACTACTCGCAACGGACAACTTCCAAAATGAGcagacacacctcacacacacacacacacacacctcacacgtctctctttctcacactcactcacagtcactctcacacacgcacacagaaccGTGCAAGTGTAATGACAGGCATGTTGATGGACCAGATTAGTGCAAGAAAGAAtagcattgtttgtgtgtgtgtgtgtgtgtgtgtgtgtgtgtgtgtgtcctacctccTTGTTGCTAGGCACGTTGCTATGGTTCTTCTCCATCAGGAAGAGGCGCAGCAGGGTGACGTAGGACGGGAAGTTCCAGGTGGGCCAGGGGTTGATGAAGCGGCCGCCGGCGTCCTTCTGCGAGCGTGTCACTTCCTCCTCCAGCCGGTAGTCCAATCGGAAGCTCTTCCTGGAGGAGCGCGGCGCCtcagagggagagtgggggggcgggggggaccCCGCTTTACGCCGcaccaccacatccacctccTCTGCACCAATCAGACGCTCCTGCTCCTTCtccgcacctcctcctctcctctcctccgcaccacctcctctcctctcctccgcaccacctcctctcctctcctccgctcctcctctcctctcctccgcacctcctcctctcctctcctccgctcctcctctcctctcctcctccatggaCTCAGAGGAGACTCCGCACCTGAGGGAGGGATATAATAATTAGAACTCCGAGAGCGCCGAGCCGAGTAGCGCAGATCACAGGAGCCCCTTAAAGGACAAAAGACTGTTGAGCGAAACGTCTGTATTGAGCCAAACGTCTGCATTGAGTGAAACGTCTGCATtgagcaaaacgtctgcatttcagacttctTTGTCCGAgcgagtttaacaggtgtgttaataaaaaaaaaaaaaacatgttattcTCCCATAAGAAAAATCACAAGATACCGGATCtgaaaagatggcagctttttgtaggcgaacttcagaggtcgaTTGCACCCGCCAACCCCTATAAGCAGTTAATACTGACAGCACTTGTGGtgacgcgtgcatgtgtgtgtgcatgtgtgtgtgtgtgtgtgtgtgtgtgccctatgACAAGCAGTTAGTACTGACAGCACTTATGGcgacacgtgcatgtgtgtgtgtgtgtgtgtgtgtgtgtgccctatgTGCAGTTAGTACTGACAGCCATTACAGCGACGTTTCCCatcatttgcgtgtgtgtgtgtgtgtgtgtgtgtgtgtgccgccccCATCTCCCTTGCACATGAATGATGGACCTCTGATGAATGACTGCCTCTGATGTGCACTTTATTAAAGCAGCTCAACAACTCACTGCCTACTGTGTCCTGCTTCTGCTCTATGGACACTGTGCTGTCTGGTCTATCAggataaggacacacacacacacacacacacacacacacacacacacacacacacacacacacacacacacacacacacacacacacacacacacacacacacacacacacacacactgctgtctgaTCTGTCAGGACCTTAGCCAGCCTTACGGAGTCACCGGCGTGTTATCAGTTGACACGACTAGAGGGGTTCTAGGGGGGCCCGTGCTCCCGGTCACGGCGCCAGAGTGAATGGAATCACTCTACCGCTTCACCACTGCGCGCTGCGTGTCGCGTCAGCGCCTTTCCAAGCACGGATCACCGGGTCCACTCGCACGCGGTGCTGCTGACTTCTGTCGTTTGGCTCGTGCACAACGGCAATCTGATAACAGCAGGCCAGAGTGCACAACTAGTTATGAATGTCACTTCCGCCGCCACAACAGGTCCGACCATTACGCTTGTCATCACCCAAAGTGACATACTGTTTTGGTACCTTACTACAAAAAGATTTACAGCCAATACGCTACTCTTAAGCTAATGTTGGCGATAATTAGCTAGCCAAATTATCTGGCCTGGATAAACATAATTTAATACGACTCGTTAAGATTACAGTCAAAGCAGCATGCCATGGCGGTAGGCTATGCTTAACAACAGCgtttaggctacacaggacGACAACATCAACGGATAGATATGACAGGGACGTCGTGGGCACGTGTATGATTTGACGTGTTTTAGCCTACAACATATGCAACAAGAAAGACCATTTCTCAATAACTGCTGATAGGCTAATAACAACATGGGAAGGATGCGAAGCGACCCATAGGCTTCAAGCGGCAAGTCCAAATCCAACGACTGATCACGGCAACTTACGTCACCCTTGACGTTCCCGACGTGCTCAAAGAGTTGTAACGTTACCTTTTCGAATAGTATTGAGTTTCCCCGGCACTTATTGGAGCAAGTATGTTATCGGAGTCCCATTGCCATCAAATCCATACAACTCTTCCTTCGAAAATGCACTGCGTACGGCGCAAGTTGCCACTACCGGCCGGGTTGCCAGATCGGAGACGTGCCGTTTGGAGCCGTTCAGGGCAGAAGACACAGATCAATTAGCCTACCTCAGTGTGGGCTGTGTTTGGTGTTTTAAAGTTGTACACATGGATTCAAGAAGGCCTGTTTAATCAACACATTTAATCGGTTTTATGGTTTGTGGTGGAAGTGTTATAATGGGCAAGCCACTTAACCCAaaattgctccggggacaatgtaatgacagtgtaatgcccttgtaatataattgacatccttgctgaaaaaaaaccccagcaagaaaccagcttaggctggtagctggttttagcaggtccttgctggttttcttccagctattgctggtctttgctggtgtagctggttaggccaccaggtggacatgctggcgtgaccatatgaggaagctggtcatgctggtgtgaccagcctgttgtgTTGGATACAGCTGGTAAAAGATGGTCCTGCTGGTGACcggcctgtcaagcttgacaaagatggtcaaactggttttctagaatgaccaacataagctggcgtggccagtaaaaaacagcaatgtagaccatcaacaccaactaaaatgaccagtttgaggtggtacgacaatcaaaatgTTTTCTTGAGTTttgctggtcaaccatcataggttggtcaaacaagctggtcaaccagcaagccaccttaagctggtcctgctgtttttttcagcagggacggccgggatgtgtgagtgtgtgtgtgtgtatgtgtttttttcagcagggatgtaagtcactttggactaaaaaagtgtctgctaaatgtaatgtcatgtaacttactgaccaacacacacaacacactcacagacacacacaagatgcacacacacaacacactcatgaacacacacactcaaagaccaaacaaacaccacaacttaaaacacacacacacacacacacacaacacaacacaacacactcagtcAGACTCTTAGGCTATACTGCATTCACAGCAACACATGTGACATCAGAaactcacagactcacaaaacacacaaacacaaaacacattgcactcacagagtaacacacacacacaacacgacacactcacagactaaaacacatacacatacacacacacacacacacaaaacacaacgcACTCACAGATCCCACtcacagactaacacacacgcaacacccccccccacacacacacacacaccacaacaggcTCATCATGACAACTACTgttgcacactaacacactgggCCCTTGAaagatggttttttttttctggaagaAATGTAGCTACAGACCGGATAACCAATAATTCAGATTTCCAATCATGAGAACATTTATATGACATCGTCTAACTATttttgcttacacacacacacatatggataaTAACAAAGGTTATAGGTAAATTATGCCAATCTGGCAACCGTGCTCACCATCGCAATGATTCTGACGTAGACGTCAAACACACTAATCACGTGACTGTGCCAAATTAGGCAGTCTTTTCAAATCCTCCTGATCACAACATTCACAGTCGCGGAAGGGAGTGCGAAGATGCTtcaaggcataggcctattGCTGAGAGACTGCACCAGGATATAACTCAGACCTATATACTCTAGCCTATATATTAAAATGACCTTCAGGAGACCGGTTTGCCGTTTGCATGTCTTAAACAATCAATCAGGAATGTTTTCTGCAGTAAATTAAAGGGGTTTGCGAGCCAGGCTATGGTTGCGTAACCGCATTTTATCGACACACTGTAGCAGGTTGTAGTTGCATGTGACGAATAATGAGCTCAGGATTCTGTCGCCTGTCCAATCAACGAGAAGAAACGGTGTCCCGCATCACTGTCTAAAACCGAAGAAATCGTCAATAATGTGCaattaataatattttaaaaatcaacACCTGGTTTGTTCTCCTCCGGTAGTCTTGGTTTTTGGGTTTGAAGCGTCGTGAAGACTcttaaagaaaagcagagaaggGAGAGATCGATTCTGTTGAAGTGTTGATATCAAACGATGCGGGTTGGAACTTCTCACAACTTCTACAAGACATGAAGCATGTTGCGAGCGCGAACACAGCTTGATGATTGTCcataaaaacatagcctacacaatgaATAAACAGTAGCCACGCTCCACGAATTAATAGACCATAACATTAGTTTTCAGGAAGTGGTCTGAATGATCTAGCAAATGTCCATTTCATCAGAAACCTGAAAGTGCTCAATCAATAGCCTACACATGTTTGATGTCAGAGTCTACTTCTGTCAGATGTGTAAGAAACGAATAGTAGCCATCTACTTCACACTCCTGATTTCGGTAAACCAACTCTTGAGGAGTGAACTTTACTCTTCTTCGTGTTTACGTCCCGACTGAACGGATTGATTCGAGGTGTGTTGCTGCCACCTAGAGGGCTATATTTTAGCCTCAGTTTTCCTAGTTCTCACATAGCAACCCACAGTGGCCTATATAAAATAATCACTTCTTGTTTTGTTGATATTAGTTTATCATTATAACACCGCACGGGACGCGTTGGCAcgtttgtaggcctacaatgagtGTGATTGCAATGTTGTCATGCAATTCCATATGTTTCCGTTTAAGTTACAGTATGCTACTGTTTGCGCACATACGCATACACCTTCTTTTAGCCCTATactgtctaaacacacacacacacacacacacacacacacacacacacacacacacagggacttgTCTTGCTAGTGATTCCAATTCCAGACTCGGGAGTGCACATTCAGTTCTGCACTGTTGACCTTTGCAACAATTCCTGTGTGTGATGCAGCACCTGTTGCGAGAATGAATTTAACCGTTTGAGACGTCTAAATAcgtctgttgtgtgtgcatgtgtgagtttaacAGTTTGATACGTGATTAAAAGCCAgaacacgtttgtgtgtgtgtgtgtgtgtgtgtgtgtgtgtgtgtgtgtgtgtgtgtgtgtgtgtgtgtgtgtgtgtgtgtgtgtgtgtctgtgtctgtgtctgtgtctgtgtctgtgtctgtctctgtctctgtctctgtctgtgtgtgtgtgtgtgtgtgtgtgtgtgtgtgtgtgacattccgTAGACCTGTAGCTTGACTGTTTTGTTATTCCCAGACTCCACCAACGCACCCAAAATCAGAGCGCTAGAAACCCATTTGATCACCGGTCATGATGATGATCTTCAACCGTTAAGTGCACTGACACCCAGCGGACAGACTCGGTAGGCCTACTTAGCTTTCAAGTTGTAATTATTCGCAAATTATTCGTACGGTGGTGGAATTGCATATAATATCACACAGCAGTATTTCAACATAATTTCAACCTATCAGCATCCTCCGCCACCAAAACCAAAAGCTTGGTCGACGTGACATCAAAACTCGGTGAACACAAACCACTGAAAGCACTCGGAGCGTGTTATACTTGATTTTCAAACATGTATCTACATCAATTAGTCGTTAATTTTCAAAAAGCTGCTAGGAAAAGTCTGATGTTCTGAAATAAGGGTACCAAGTTAACTTGTCGCTAGTAAACTACATTTCCCTGAAAACCTCGGTCATGTGACGTCACAGCTGGGATTCATCAAGAGGTCTGCGCCTTGGCGAGATGAGAAAGCACGCAGCGTCGCGGGCTGTAAAGGGCATTCCCGTGTTAAAGTGTAACCAGCTTCTAATTGCTACTGTTTTGGGTGTAACGGATAACAGGACCGCTGTGTGACATCTATTGCGGAGACAGAAAAGGGTAAGaactcattctcattctctgtcttgGGTCTGCGGTGCAGTAAATTAACTTGGCAACGTTAATCTTCCTTTAGCATAGTGTTACCAGTCACATTGACATGCACAGGTAAATTAACCGACAACTGTCAGTGTTGAGACATAAACTTTTGGAAACAGAAGTTAACAGTATCTCAGAGGTTTAATTCTACTCCTTTTACAGGGTTAATGCTCAGATGTTGAGATGCTTCGCTGACGACTAGCTGTTAATTTACCTCGGAGGTATAGCAATCAACATGCTATGGGTTCGTTATTATCGATGTGCGTTATAGGCTGTTGAAGTTGGGTAGTTGGGTAGACCTTTAGAAACCGCTCAGGTAGCTGGTATCATCTGTGATGATGGTTAACAGTATATCTGTCATGTAACATCGTTACTACGGATAGATGATGATAACATTCGCAGATCTCGAAAAACTACAGTTAGGCATAGCTTGCTTGCTAGTTACGGTGAAATAGTGAGTTCAAGATTGTACTGATTTATGAAGTGAGTGACATAGCCTACTCTTCGCTGTGGGAGTGTTGGCCTGCTCGCCTGTAAAGGTCTCTGGGCTTCGCTCCAACCGAGTGTCCACAACCGAAGTGAGGTAGAGTAGCCTAGTAGGCGTAATTATCCGAAACACGTGATATAGGGTCTAAATGTGAAACTGTAAATTAGCGCTCCCAAAAACACTCACTCTGACGGCGTTGGTGTATGTTTAGGCCGTGTTTTGTTGGGTGGATTGTAGGTCTGTTTTGTTTCGGTTATTTTCCATGTCAGTCTGGACTGGCAACTAGACTGCTCTGATGTAAAGAATCTCTGGTAGTTACGTCTGTCGCTTGTccgtatgttgtgtgtggaccAAGTCCCACTCAGCGTATCTTAAACATTTTACTTTGACCTTTTTGTGAAGTGACCAGCTATAGGCTAGATTTGGAGGAGAGCGGTAGTGAGCGACAACAGGTCGCAGTCAGGGTTGATTGGCTGGTCGTTCTTTCAAGCAAGCCTCATTTTGATCTAGAAGATGTCAGCTATTCCGAGATGATCGTTTCGGAGATGATAACTTGTGATGATGAACAGTGTATGTGACCATGGTGATGATGAGGGTCTTCTTACAGTGATTGATTGGGGGGCACAgtaagaagacacacacacacacacacacacacacacacacacacacacggcacaggaAGTGGGAAGCAGTGCTGGTGATCAGCGTAGCACATTGTGGCTCATTCCTGAACAGGAAAACACCAGCTTACTCATCAGCTctccttccctgtgtgtgtgtggtgtgtgtgtgcgtgtgtgtgtgtgtttgtgtgcttactCATCTGCCCCCCTCCCCGTGTCGTCTTTCTCTAGAAACAGGAAGAAGACAAGAAGAGCCaccagacaagagagagagagagtatatgtgagtgagtgtgtgtgtgtgtg includes:
- the napepld gene encoding N-acyl-phosphatidylethanolamine-hydrolyzing phospholipase D isoform X1 yields the protein MEEERRGGAEERRGGGAEERRGGAEERRGGGAEERRGGGAEERRGGGAEKEQERLIGAEEVDVVVRRKAGSPPPPHSPSEAPRSSRKSFRLDYRLEEEVTRSQKDAGGRFINPWPTWNFPSYVTLLRLFLMEKNHSNVPSNKEVLDKELPVLEPFFVRSPESVGSVGSGLRVTWLGHASVLVEMDGLVVLTDPMFSQRASPLSMLGPKRYRPPPCTVEQLPQVDAVLISHTHYDHLDVASVCALNRRFGPDLRWLVPLGLLDWMHGTGCQNVIQLDWWEENCVPGHDEVTFVCTPAQHWCKRTPLDDNRTLWGSWTVLGPSSRFFFAGDTGYCSSFQEIGHRYGPFDLAAIPIGAYLPRAIMRSQHVDPEEAVKIHIDVQAKHSLAIHWGTFALAYEYYLEPPVKLREAMEQQGRDPEEFFTLNHGESRLLTTTQDQCD
- the napepld gene encoding N-acyl-phosphatidylethanolamine-hydrolyzing phospholipase D isoform X2 encodes the protein MEEERRGGAEERRGGGAEERRGGAEERRGGGAEKEQERLIGAEEVDVVVRRKAGSPPPPHSPSEAPRSSRKSFRLDYRLEEEVTRSQKDAGGRFINPWPTWNFPSYVTLLRLFLMEKNHSNVPSNKEVLDKELPVLEPFFVRSPESVGSVGSGLRVTWLGHASVLVEMDGLVVLTDPMFSQRASPLSMLGPKRYRPPPCTVEQLPQVDAVLISHTHYDHLDVASVCALNRRFGPDLRWLVPLGLLDWMHGTGCQNVIQLDWWEENCVPGHDEVTFVCTPAQHWCKRTPLDDNRTLWGSWTVLGPSSRFFFAGDTGYCSSFQEIGHRYGPFDLAAIPIGAYLPRAIMRSQHVDPEEAVKIHIDVQAKHSLAIHWGTFALAYEYYLEPPVKLREAMEQQGRDPEEFFTLNHGESRLLTTTQDQCD